A single Burkholderiales bacterium DNA region contains:
- a CDS encoding DUF2269 family protein — translation MDSTYLTLKSLHILGAVIFLGNIIVTGWWKVMADRTRNPVIIAFAQRQVTLTDYIFTSGGAALILATGLGNAMLHNMALLDTRWLSWGFWLFVISGIIWAVILIPLQIVQAKIARRFAGGGEIPQKYWTLGRLWVFFGTLATIIPLANLYWMVFKPL, via the coding sequence ATGGACAGTACCTATTTAACCTTGAAGAGCCTGCACATCCTTGGCGCAGTGATTTTCTTGGGAAACATAATCGTCACAGGCTGGTGGAAAGTGATGGCAGATAGGACACGAAATCCGGTGATCATTGCGTTTGCGCAGCGGCAGGTAACGCTTACGGATTATATTTTCACTTCCGGCGGTGCCGCTCTTATTCTAGCCACGGGCTTAGGTAATGCCATGCTCCATAATATGGCGCTTCTGGACACCCGGTGGCTGTCATGGGGATTCTGGCTTTTTGTCATATCCGGCATAATTTGGGCAGTAATTTTAATTCCGCTGCAGATCGTGCAGGCGAAGATTGCCCGCCGGTTCGCGGGTGGCGGTGAAATCCCGCAAAAGTATTGGACACTTGGGCGCCTCTGGGTGTTTTTCGGAACGCTGGCCACAATTATTCCTTTGGCCAACCTGTATTGGATGGTGTTCAAACCCTTATGA